In Dehalococcoidia bacterium, the DNA window ACCCGTTGGAATCCGAGGTGCGCGACCTGCTGCAAGTCAGCGGCTGCGAGGTGAAACTCGAGGTGGCATGAACCTCTACCTGCTCCTGCCCCTCCTGGGGTTCATCGTTAACCTTGCGCTGATACCTCTTGTCCTGAGGGGCAATCGCAAGAGTCAGCAGCACCAGGTCTTCTCCCTGTTCCTCCTTGTCCTGGCGCTCTGGGGCCTCACCATCTTCCAGATGCGTTCCAGCCCCACGTTGGAGGAGGCCGCCCGATGGGAGGTGGGCGTTTTCGCCACCATCGCCGCCATCGGCGTCTACTATTTCCACTTCAGCCTGCTCTTCACGCGCTTCAAGACCCCTCAAGGCCTTCTTCCCGCCGTCTATGTGAGTGGACTCGTTCTCATAGCCCTGCTGCCCACGGGGCTTGTCTTCAAAGGAATGCAGACCAAATGGTATGGGTACGCGCCCGTCCTCGGCCCTCTCGCCGTCCCGTATATCCTGTACCTCTACGTCCTGACGACATGGTGCCTGGTCAACACCATCAAGGTGTACCGGAACCCCATCTCTCCGGGAGAGCGCAACAGAGCGGGCTGGCTGGCCTTGGGGCTGTTCCTCCTGATGCTGGGAGCCACGTCAGACTACCTCCCCGTGATGGGAGTGCCTGTGTACCCCATGGGCATCGTGACCAACGTCATGTTTGCCGCGGTGACCGCCTACGCCATCGCCCGGCACCAGCTTCTGGACGTGCACGTGGCCGTGCGCAAGGGCCTCCTGTACTCGGTGGTCAGCGGCGTCCTGCTGGGCGCGTACGCCCTGGTTATCCTGTTCGTGAACCAGCTCCTCGGCACGCCGCGAGACCTTCAGCCCATACTCGTCTACCTGGGTGGCTTGTTCCTCGTGGCCATTGCCTTCCAGCCCCTGTACCATGCCCTGCAGAAGTTCGTGGACCAGTGGTTCTACCGAGGGCGCTACGACGCCCTCCGAGAACTCAGGGGTTTCGCCGTGGCGGCCCGTGACATCGCCGACCTGGAAGGCCTGGCCGCCACCCTGGTGCGGTTGGTGGTCGGCGGCCTGCAGACGGAGCGGGCCTGCCTTCTCCTGGCCTCTCCCCAGGAGCGCGGATATATCCCCGCCGCGTCCGCGGGCGCCCTGGGGTCCGCACCCATCGTCTTTACGGCACAGAGCCCTCCCGTCCAGTGGATGAGAAGCCATGACCAGGTGGTGACCATGCGGGAGGTGGACGCCCTGCCCAATCGCTACATGATGCCCACCAGCGAAGTCCTGGCCCTCCAGGAATTTGGCGCGGAACTCTTCGTGCCGCTCAAAACGCGCGAATCCCTGGTCGGAGTGCTCGTCCTGGGGCCGAAGAAGTCGCACCAGCCCTTCTCCCAGGAGGACGTGGACCTGCTTCAGACGGTGTGTAGTCAGGCGGCTACACGGATGGAAAACGCCCGCCTATACAGCGAGCTTCGCCGTCAACTGGACGAGCTTCGACAGGCCCAGGCCCAGCTTGTGCGCTCCGAGAAGCTGGCCGCCGTAGGCGAACTGGCCGCGAATGTCGCCCACGAGGTCAACAACCCCCTTCAAACCATCATCAACCTGACGTTCCTGGTGGAGCACAGCCTGGACGAGAACGACCCGCGCAAAGCAGACCTGCGGGCCATCCAGGCGGAGAGCCTGCGAGCACGGCACATCGTCAAGGGGCTGCTGGACTTCGCGCGGCAGCAGAAGTCCGCCCTGGCCGACGCCAACGTCAACGAGGTGGCGGAGGCGGTCCTGAGCCTGGCCCGGGTGCGCACGGCGAGCGGGAACGTGAAGGTGGTCACGGAGATGGACCGGAACCTGCCACCCATCCGCTGTGACGCTGAGCAGATCAAGCAGGTCTTCCTGAACATGGTGAACAACGCTATGGACGCCATGCCGAGCGGCGGTACGTTGACCGTCCGGTCACGGAGTGACAAAGACGGCATGGTCGCCGTCGAGGTGACAGACACGGGCGATGGCATCCCTCCCGAGGTGATGCCCCGTATCTTTGAACCTTTCTTCACTACCAAGCCCGTGGGCCAGGGGACCGGCCTGGGCCTGGCGGTAAGCTACCAGATTGTCAAGAAACACGGAGGGGTCATCAAGGTGGAGAGCACGGTGGGGAAGGGCAGCGCCTTCACCGTCTGTCTTCCTCTGACCCCACCAAAAGAGGAAAGCGCGGTGATGTCCCTTGCCTAATGAACGCATCCTGGTCGTTGACGACGAGGCGCCGGTGCGCGAGTCCCTGATGCGGGTGCTCCGCGCCGTGAGCTATCAGGTGGACGGGGCCGCCTCTGGCGCGGAGGCCCTCGAAAAGCTCGCCGCATCCCCCTATGACCTGCTGGTGGCGGACATCCGCATGCCGGGAATGGACGGCCTGGAGATGATGCGTCAGGCCAAGAAGCGCGACCCCCACGTGGCCGGGCTGTTCCTCACCGGCTATGGCAACATTGATACCGCCATCGAGGCGCTGGACCTGGGGGTCCAGGGCTTCGTGCTGAAGCCAGCCACGCCGGACAAGCTGCTGCGTTCCGTGGAGCAGGCGCTGATCCGGGTGCGCGCCGACAGGGAGGCGTCCCGCCTGCGGGCGCTGACGCCCCTGCTGGAGGTCTCCCGCGCCCTGGTGGCGGAGGTGGACCTGGAGAGCCTGTTCTCCCTCATCCTCAAGCTCGTCCAGCAGGAGACCAGGGCTGACCGGGCCTCCCTCATGATGGTGGACGACGACGGCAAGGAACTGGTCATCCGCGCGGCCTACGGCCTGCCCCAGGAGTACATCGGCAGCCGCCGCAAGGTCCAGGACACCATCGCCGGGACGGTGCTGCAGCGGGGCGAGCCGCTCCTGATTCAGAGCGGGGCGTCCACTCCGCCGGACATGCAGCGGGAGATGACGGCCAGGGACACCGGCTCGGCGCTGTGCCTGCCGCTGAAGGCCAAGGGGAAGGTCATCGGGGTGATGAACCTGTCCAAGCAGCGGGGCAACGCCGCCTTCACCCGGAGCGACATGGAGCTGTTCACCGTGCTGGCGGGGCAGGTGGCCGCGGCCATCGAGAACGCGCGGCTCTACGGGAACCTGAAATACTACTCCAAGATGCTCGAGCACGATAAGAAGGACCTGGAGCAGCGGATGCAGGAGATACGGGGACTAAACACTTTCCTGCAGAGCCAGCAGGCGCAGTCAATGGAGCTGTCCACCGCCAACCGCGCGCTGGA includes these proteins:
- a CDS encoding ATP-binding protein, translating into MNLYLLLPLLGFIVNLALIPLVLRGNRKSQQHQVFSLFLLVLALWGLTIFQMRSSPTLEEAARWEVGVFATIAAIGVYYFHFSLLFTRFKTPQGLLPAVYVSGLVLIALLPTGLVFKGMQTKWYGYAPVLGPLAVPYILYLYVLTTWCLVNTIKVYRNPISPGERNRAGWLALGLFLLMLGATSDYLPVMGVPVYPMGIVTNVMFAAVTAYAIARHQLLDVHVAVRKGLLYSVVSGVLLGAYALVILFVNQLLGTPRDLQPILVYLGGLFLVAIAFQPLYHALQKFVDQWFYRGRYDALRELRGFAVAARDIADLEGLAATLVRLVVGGLQTERACLLLASPQERGYIPAASAGALGSAPIVFTAQSPPVQWMRSHDQVVTMREVDALPNRYMMPTSEVLALQEFGAELFVPLKTRESLVGVLVLGPKKSHQPFSQEDVDLLQTVCSQAATRMENARLYSELRRQLDELRQAQAQLVRSEKLAAVGELAANVAHEVNNPLQTIINLTFLVEHSLDENDPRKADLRAIQAESLRARHIVKGLLDFARQQKSALADANVNEVAEAVLSLARVRTASGNVKVVTEMDRNLPPIRCDAEQIKQVFLNMVNNAMDAMPSGGTLTVRSRSDKDGMVAVEVTDTGDGIPPEVMPRIFEPFFTTKPVGQGTGLGLAVSYQIVKKHGGVIKVESTVGKGSAFTVCLPLTPPKEESAVMSLA
- a CDS encoding response regulator, which gives rise to MPNERILVVDDEAPVRESLMRVLRAVSYQVDGAASGAEALEKLAASPYDLLVADIRMPGMDGLEMMRQAKKRDPHVAGLFLTGYGNIDTAIEALDLGVQGFVLKPATPDKLLRSVEQALIRVRADREASRLRALTPLLEVSRALVAEVDLESLFSLILKLVQQETRADRASLMMVDDDGKELVIRAAYGLPQEYIGSRRKVQDTIAGTVLQRGEPLLIQSGASTPPDMQREMTARDTGSALCLPLKAKGKVIGVMNLSKQRGNAAFTRSDMELFTVLAGQVAAAIENARLYGNLKYYSKMLEHDKKDLEQRMQEIRGLNTFLQSQQAQSMELSTANRALEEQYRGLIRSLPEMVDARCPERREHSRTVAALAVSVAQVMGLAREDVEEAAYLHDIGMAVLRDELLNRRGALSSPEQETVIKHPETGAKLLSDAHIQPSVRDTVLYHHENFDGSGYPLGLAREAIPLPARIIRVVDSLEAMTAARPYRKKALSREEAMTELRNKSGKFYDPQVVAALEKALQQADEEKKGPATP